A genomic window from Companilactobacillus alimentarius DSM 20249 includes:
- the rplW gene encoding 50S ribosomal protein L23 yields the protein MSARDVIICPVITESSMDAMSDKKYTFDVALDANKVLVRQAVEEVFGVKVKQVNIMNVSGKKKRQGQYVGFTAKRRKAIVTLTADSDEIKIFEDEK from the coding sequence ATGAGTGCAAGAGACGTAATTATTTGCCCTGTTATCACTGAAAGCTCAATGGATGCTATGAGCGACAAGAAATATACTTTCGATGTTGCTTTAGACGCTAACAAGGTTCTTGTTAGACAAGCCGTTGAAGAAGTTTTCGGTGTCAAGGTTAAACAAGTAAATATCATGAATGTTTCAGGTAAGAAGAAGCGCCAAGGACAATATGTTGGTTTCACAGCAAAACGTCGCAAGGCTATTGTTACTCTTACAGCTGATTCTGATGAAATTAAGATTTTCGAAGATGAGAAATAA
- the rplB gene encoding 50S ribosomal protein L2 — protein sequence MAIIKYKPTTNGRRNMTGSDFSEITKTTPEKTLLESQSHTAGRNSYGHITVRHRGGGHKQKYRVIDFKRIKDGVKATVKSIEYDPNRTANIALIHYSDGVKSYIIAPKGLEVGQIVESGKDADIKPGNALALADIPVGTVLHNVELKPGKGGQLGRSAGTSVQLLGRDGKYSLLRLPSGEVRMILSTCRATVGSIGNEQHELIKIGKAGRKRWLGMRPTVRGSVMNPNDHPHGGGEGKAPIGHPSPMSPWGKKTLGKKTRSSRAKSERLIIRHRKGK from the coding sequence ATGGCGATTATCAAGTATAAACCAACCACAAACGGTCGTCGTAATATGACAGGTTCTGACTTTTCAGAAATTACTAAAACAACTCCTGAAAAGACACTTTTAGAATCACAAAGCCATACAGCTGGTCGTAACTCATACGGTCATATTACAGTGCGTCACCGTGGTGGTGGACACAAACAAAAATACCGTGTTATTGATTTCAAACGTATCAAAGACGGTGTTAAAGCAACAGTTAAATCTATTGAATACGATCCAAATCGTACAGCTAATATTGCACTTATTCATTATTCAGATGGTGTAAAGTCATATATTATTGCTCCTAAGGGTCTTGAAGTAGGGCAAATCGTTGAATCTGGTAAAGATGCAGATATCAAACCAGGTAATGCACTTGCACTTGCAGATATTCCTGTTGGTACAGTTCTACATAACGTTGAACTTAAACCTGGTAAGGGTGGCCAATTAGGTCGTTCCGCTGGTACTTCAGTTCAATTACTTGGTAGAGATGGTAAGTACTCATTACTACGTTTACCTTCTGGTGAAGTACGTATGATTCTTTCAACTTGCCGTGCTACTGTTGGTTCAATTGGTAATGAACAACATGAATTAATTAAGATTGGTAAGGCTGGACGTAAGCGCTGGTTAGGTATGAGACCTACAGTTCGTGGTTCAGTTATGAACCCTAACGATCACCCACATGGTGGTGGTGAAGGTAAAGCTCCTATCGGTCATCCATCACCAATGTCACCATGGGGTAAGAAGACCTTGGGTAAGAAGACTCGTTCATCACGTGCCAAATCTGAAAGACTTATCATTCGTCATAGAAAAGGTAAGTAA
- the rpsS gene encoding 30S ribosomal protein S19, whose protein sequence is MSRSLKKGPFADAHLLKKIDAQKDSDKKSVIKTWSRRSTIFPSFVGYTIAVHDGRKHVPVYIQEDMVGHKLGEFVPTRTFHGHGTDDKKTAPAVK, encoded by the coding sequence ATGAGTCGTAGTTTAAAAAAAGGACCATTCGCTGATGCACACCTTCTCAAGAAGATTGATGCACAAAAAGATTCTGACAAGAAGTCAGTTATCAAGACATGGTCAAGACGTTCAACAATTTTTCCTAGTTTCGTAGGATACACAATCGCAGTTCATGATGGACGTAAGCACGTCCCAGTTTATATTCAAGAAGATATGGTTGGACATAAATTAGGTGAGTTTGTACCTACACGTACATTCCATGGTCATGGAACAGATGACAAAAAGACAGCACCAGCAGTTAAATAA
- the rplV gene encoding 50S ribosomal protein L22, translated as MAEQEITSATAKVTNVRIAPRKARLVIDLIRGKQAAEALAILQFTPRAGSPIIAKALKSAIANAEHNFDLDAQNLFVSEAFVDEGPTLKRFRPRAKGSASPINKRTSHITVVVSEKE; from the coding sequence ATGGCAGAACAAGAAATTACATCTGCAACAGCTAAAGTTACTAACGTGCGTATTGCACCTCGTAAAGCTCGCCTTGTTATTGATCTAATCAGAGGCAAGCAAGCTGCTGAGGCACTTGCAATTTTGCAATTCACACCAAGAGCAGGCTCTCCAATTATTGCTAAAGCTCTTAAGTCAGCAATTGCAAACGCAGAACATAACTTTGATTTAGATGCACAAAACTTATTCGTCAGTGAAGCTTTCGTCGACGAAGGACCAACTCTAAAACGTTTCCGTCCTAGAGCTAAGGGTTCAGCATCACCAATTAACAAGAGAACTAGTCACATTACAGTCGTTGTAAGTGAAAAAGAATAG
- the rpsC gene encoding 30S ribosomal protein S3 — translation MGQKINPVGFRVGVIRDWDAKWYANNKDFSTFLHEDLRIRKYIEEKLSNASVSRIEIERTAKNVTVSIHTAKPGMVIGKGGSEVEKLRNELNNLTKRNIHINIIEIKKPDLDAKLVGESIARQLEARIAFRRAQRQAVQRSRRAGAKGIKVQISGRLNGADMARREWHTEGTVPLHTLRADIDYAWVEAKTTYGNLGVKTWIYRGEILPAKPQHNDKKSEGKGE, via the coding sequence GTGGGTCAAAAGATTAATCCAGTCGGATTCCGTGTCGGTGTTATCCGTGACTGGGATGCCAAATGGTATGCAAACAATAAAGACTTTTCAACATTTTTACATGAAGACCTAAGAATTCGTAAGTATATTGAAGAAAAACTTTCAAATGCTTCCGTTTCAAGAATCGAAATTGAACGTACTGCAAAGAACGTTACTGTTTCAATTCATACTGCTAAACCTGGTATGGTTATCGGTAAAGGTGGTTCAGAAGTTGAAAAATTACGTAATGAACTAAATAACTTAACTAAGAGAAATATTCACATCAACATTATCGAAATCAAGAAACCTGATTTGGATGCAAAACTTGTTGGTGAAAGTATCGCTCGTCAACTTGAAGCTCGTATTGCTTTCAGACGTGCACAACGTCAAGCAGTTCAACGTTCAAGACGTGCCGGTGCTAAAGGTATCAAGGTACAAATTTCTGGTCGTTTAAACGGTGCCGATATGGCTCGTCGTGAATGGCATACAGAAGGAACAGTTCCTTTGCACACATTGCGTGCTGATATCGATTATGCTTGGGTTGAAGCTAAGACAACTTATGGTAATTTAGGTGTTAAAACTTGGATTTATCGTGGTGAAATTCTTCCAGCTAAACCACAACATAATGACAAAAAATCTGAAGGGAAAGGAGAATAA
- the rplP gene encoding 50S ribosomal protein L16, with amino-acid sequence MLVPKRVKHRREFRGKMRGEAKGGKTVTFGEYGLKALQSSWITNRQIEAARVAMTRYMKRGGKVWIKIFPHKSYTAKGVGVRMGSGKGAPAGWVAPVKREKILFEIGGVPEEVAREALRLASNKLPVRTKFVKREEVGGADEG; translated from the coding sequence ATGCTAGTACCAAAACGTGTAAAACACCGTCGTGAGTTCCGTGGAAAGATGCGCGGAGAAGCTAAAGGTGGTAAAACAGTTACATTTGGTGAATATGGTTTGAAAGCATTACAATCAAGCTGGATCACTAACAGACAAATCGAAGCAGCCCGTGTTGCTATGACTCGTTATATGAAGCGTGGTGGTAAGGTTTGGATTAAAATCTTCCCTCATAAATCATATACAGCTAAGGGTGTCGGAGTTCGTATGGGTTCTGGTAAAGGTGCACCTGCAGGTTGGGTTGCCCCAGTTAAACGTGAAAAGATTCTCTTCGAAATTGGTGGAGTTCCTGAAGAAGTTGCCCGTGAAGCTCTTAGACTTGCATCAAACAAACTACCCGTTAGGACTAAGTTTGTAAAACGTGAGGAAGTAGGTGGCGCTGATGAAGGCTAG
- the rpmC gene encoding 50S ribosomal protein L29, producing the protein MKASEIKELTAAQLQDKVKEYKEELFNLRFQQATGQLENTARLKAVRKNIARLRTAQNQKNNEK; encoded by the coding sequence ATGAAGGCTAGTGAAATCAAAGAGCTTACTGCTGCTCAATTACAAGATAAAGTTAAAGAATACAAAGAAGAACTATTCAACTTGCGTTTCCAACAAGCTACTGGTCAATTGGAAAATACAGCCCGTCTTAAGGCCGTAAGAAAGAACATCGCAAGATTAAGAACAGCTCAAAACCAAAAGAATAACGAAAAATAA
- the rpsQ gene encoding 30S ribosomal protein S17, protein MSETQTRNHRKVYQGRVVSDKMDKTIVVVVETYKTHPVYGKRVRYSKKYYVQDDNNEAKVNDIVRIMETRPLSKTKRFRLLEIVEKAVKI, encoded by the coding sequence TTGAGCGAAACACAAACTCGTAACCATCGTAAAGTATATCAAGGACGCGTCGTTTCAGATAAAATGGATAAGACAATCGTTGTTGTTGTTGAAACTTACAAAACACACCCAGTCTATGGCAAGCGTGTTAGATATTCTAAGAAATATTACGTTCAAGACGATAACAACGAAGCTAAAGTTAACGATATTGTACGTATCATGGAAACTCGTCCTTTGTCAAAGACAAAGCGCTTCCGTTTATTAGAAATCGTCGAAAAAGCAGTCAAGATCTAG
- the rplN gene encoding 50S ribosomal protein L14, whose protein sequence is MIQQESRLKVADNSGAREILTIKVLGGSNRRTANIGDIIVATVKQATPGGVVKKGDVVKAVIVRTVSGAHRADGSYIRFDENAAVIINADKTPRGTRIFGPVARELRDNDFMKIVSLAPEVL, encoded by the coding sequence ATGATTCAACAAGAAAGTCGTCTAAAAGTTGCAGATAACTCTGGAGCTCGTGAAATTCTAACAATTAAAGTTCTTGGTGGTTCAAACCGTAGAACAGCTAATATCGGTGATATCATCGTTGCTACTGTCAAACAAGCAACACCAGGTGGCGTTGTTAAAAAGGGTGATGTTGTCAAAGCAGTTATCGTAAGAACTGTATCAGGCGCTCACCGTGCAGATGGTTCTTACATCAGATTTGATGAGAATGCTGCAGTTATTATTAATGCTGATAAAACACCTAGAGGTACTCGTATTTTCGGACCTGTTGCTCGTGAACTACGTGATAACGATTTTATGAAGATCGTATCTCTAGCACCAGAAGTGCTATAA
- the rplX gene encoding 50S ribosomal protein L24, protein MFVKTGDNVKVIAGDAKGKTGVVKKAMPSVNKVIVEGVNVVKKHSKPSNAQPQGGIVDVERPISATNVKVVSKTTDKKEDK, encoded by the coding sequence GTGTTTGTAAAAACTGGAGACAATGTCAAAGTTATCGCTGGCGATGCTAAGGGCAAGACTGGCGTAGTTAAAAAAGCTATGCCTAGTGTAAACAAAGTTATCGTTGAAGGCGTAAATGTTGTTAAGAAACACTCTAAGCCAAGCAATGCTCAACCCCAAGGTGGAATTGTTGACGTTGAAAGACCTATTAGTGCAACTAACGTTAAGGTTGTAAGTAAAACAACTGATAAAAAAGAAGACAAATAA
- the rplE gene encoding 50S ribosomal protein L5: MANALKEKYDSDITPSMMKKFNYSSIMEAPKLDKIVLNMGVGDAIANSKNLDEAVEELGQIAGQKPLITKAKKSIAGFRLREGMSIGAKVTLRGDRMYDFLDKLINIALPRVRDFRGVSTRSFDGRGNYTLGIKEQLVFPEIDYDKVNKIRGLDIVIVTTANTDEESRELLTQIGMPFAK, translated from the coding sequence ATGGCTAACGCTTTAAAAGAAAAGTATGATAGTGACATCACACCATCAATGATGAAGAAGTTTAACTATTCATCAATCATGGAAGCACCTAAATTAGACAAGATTGTTCTAAACATGGGTGTTGGTGATGCTATTGCTAACTCAAAGAACCTTGATGAAGCTGTTGAAGAACTTGGTCAAATTGCTGGTCAAAAGCCACTTATCACAAAGGCTAAGAAATCAATCGCTGGTTTCAGACTTCGTGAAGGTATGTCAATTGGTGCTAAGGTTACACTTCGTGGAGACCGTATGTACGACTTCCTTGACAAATTGATCAACATCGCTTTACCACGTGTTCGTGATTTCCGTGGTGTAAGTACTCGTTCATTTGATGGCCGTGGTAACTACACACTAGGTATTAAAGAACAATTGGTTTTCCCAGAAATTGACTACGATAAGGTTAATAAAATTCGTGGATTGGACATCGTTATTGTTACAACAGCAAATACTGATGAAGAATCACGTGAACTATTAACACAAATCGGTATGCCATTCGCAAAATAA
- a CDS encoding type Z 30S ribosomal protein S14, giving the protein MAKKSQIVRNHRPAKFSSQAYTRCERCGRPHSVYRKFKLCRLCLRQLAHEGQIPGMKKASW; this is encoded by the coding sequence TTGGCTAAGAAATCTCAAATAGTACGTAATCATAGACCTGCTAAGTTTTCATCACAAGCTTACACACGTTGCGAACGTTGTGGTCGTCCACATTCTGTATATCGCAAATTCAAGCTTTGCCGACTTTGCCTTCGTCAATTGGCTCATGAAGGTCAAATCCCTGGTATGAAAAAAGCTAGCTGGTAA
- the rpsH gene encoding 30S ribosomal protein S8, giving the protein MVMTDPIADYLTRIRNANMVKHESLEIPASNIKKSMTEILKNEGFIKDYEVVEDNKQNVLRIFLKYGKDQQRVISGLKRISRPGLRSYVDSDNVPKVLNGLGIAILSTSKGVITDKEARAQHVGGEVIAYIW; this is encoded by the coding sequence ATGGTCATGACAGATCCTATTGCGGATTACCTAACACGTATTCGTAACGCTAATATGGTTAAACATGAATCTCTAGAAATTCCTGCTTCAAACATCAAGAAGAGCATGACAGAGATTCTTAAGAATGAAGGATTTATCAAGGATTACGAAGTTGTTGAAGACAACAAGCAAAACGTACTTCGTATTTTCTTAAAATATGGTAAAGATCAACAACGCGTAATTTCAGGCTTGAAACGTATTTCAAGACCAGGTCTACGTAGTTATGTTGATTCAGATAACGTACCAAAGGTTCTTAATGGATTAGGTATCGCTATTCTTTCAACTTCAAAAGGTGTTATTACTGACAAAGAAGCCCGCGCTCAACACGTTGGTGGAGAAGTAATCGCTTATATTTGGTAA
- the rplF gene encoding 50S ribosomal protein L6, giving the protein MSRIGLKVIEIPEGVTVTKKDENITVKGPKGELTRQFNSKIKLSLEGNEAKFSRENENDKALHGTMRSNLNNMIIGVTKGYEKKLELRGVGYRAQVKGNTLTLTVGFSHPVVMEAPEGIKIESPSNTEINILGISKQRVGQFAAVIRDVRPPEPYKGKGIRYVDEYVRRKEGKTGK; this is encoded by the coding sequence TTGAGTCGTATCGGTTTAAAAGTAATTGAAATTCCAGAAGGCGTTACAGTTACTAAAAAAGATGAAAATATTACTGTTAAGGGCCCTAAGGGTGAATTAACAAGACAATTTAATTCAAAGATCAAGTTAAGTCTTGAAGGCAATGAAGCTAAGTTCTCTCGTGAAAACGAAAATGACAAAGCTCTTCATGGTACAATGCGTTCAAATCTTAACAATATGATTATTGGTGTTACAAAGGGCTACGAAAAGAAGCTTGAACTAAGAGGTGTTGGTTACCGTGCACAAGTTAAAGGTAATACATTAACTCTTACAGTTGGTTTCTCACATCCTGTAGTTATGGAAGCACCAGAAGGTATCAAGATTGAATCACCTTCAAATACAGAAATTAATATCCTTGGAATCAGCAAGCAACGAGTTGGTCAATTTGCAGCTGTTATCCGCGATGTACGTCCTCCAGAACCTTATAAAGGTAAAGGTATTCGTTATGTTGACGAATATGTACGTCGTAAAGAAGGTAAAACTGGTAAATAG
- the rplR gene encoding 50S ribosomal protein L18, whose protein sequence is MKIVITKPDKNKARQKRQKRIRAKISGTAERPRLNVFRSNKNIYAQIIDDVKGVTLASASTLDKEIKDGSKVEQAQAVGALVAQRAQEAKISEVIFDRGGYLYHGRVQSLAEAARENGLKF, encoded by the coding sequence GTGAAAATTGTGATTACAAAACCAGACAAAAACAAAGCACGTCAAAAGCGTCAAAAACGTATCCGTGCAAAAATCTCTGGTACTGCTGAGCGCCCACGCTTAAACGTATTCCGTTCGAATAAAAACATTTACGCTCAAATTATTGATGACGTAAAGGGTGTAACGCTAGCAAGTGCCTCAACTCTTGATAAAGAAATTAAAGACGGTTCAAAAGTTGAACAAGCTCAAGCTGTTGGTGCCTTAGTTGCCCAAAGAGCTCAAGAAGCAAAAATTAGCGAGGTTATCTTTGATCGTGGCGGATACCTATATCATGGTCGTGTTCAAAGTCTTGCTGAAGCAGCTCGTGAAAATGGATTAAAATTCTAG
- the rpsE gene encoding 30S ribosomal protein S5 encodes MTYIDPTQLELEDRVVSINRVTKVVKGGRRLRFAAIVIVGDKNGHVGFGTGKAQEVPEAIRKAVEDGKKNLINVPMVGSTIPHEVIGTFGAGRILLKPAEEGSGIAAGGAVRAVIELAGVGDVTSKSLGRNTPINVIRATIDGLKQLKTADDVADMRGISAQELLN; translated from the coding sequence ATGACATATATCGATCCAACTCAATTAGAATTAGAAGATCGCGTTGTCTCAATCAACCGTGTTACTAAGGTTGTTAAAGGTGGACGCCGTCTACGTTTTGCTGCTATCGTAATCGTCGGTGACAAGAATGGTCACGTAGGTTTCGGTACTGGTAAAGCTCAAGAAGTTCCAGAAGCTATTCGTAAAGCTGTTGAAGATGGTAAGAAGAACCTTATCAATGTTCCTATGGTTGGCTCAACAATTCCTCATGAAGTTATCGGTACATTCGGTGCTGGTAGAATCTTGTTGAAGCCCGCTGAAGAAGGTTCTGGTATTGCTGCTGGTGGTGCTGTTCGTGCCGTTATCGAATTAGCCGGTGTTGGTGATGTTACAAGTAAATCACTTGGTAGAAACACACCAATCAACGTAATTCGTGCAACAATCGACGGATTGAAACAACTTAAAACTGCTGACGACGTTGCTGATATGCGCGGAATCTCAGCCCAAGAATTGCTTAACTAG
- the rpmD gene encoding 50S ribosomal protein L30 produces MAKLKITLIRSAAHRLPAQRKIVKELGLARVSSSVVKPDDPAIRGAVLKIAHLVSVEEVKD; encoded by the coding sequence ATGGCTAAACTTAAAATTACTCTAATTAGAAGTGCAGCTCACCGCCTTCCTGCTCAACGTAAGATTGTTAAGGAACTAGGACTCGCAAGAGTTTCAAGTTCTGTTGTTAAGCCGGATGATCCTGCTATTCGTGGTGCTGTATTGAAAATCGCTCATTTAGTAAGCGTTGAAGAAGTTAAAGATTAA
- the rplO gene encoding 50S ribosomal protein L15 → MELNELKPSAGSRHARKRLGRGTSSGTGKTAGRGQKGQLARSGGKTRIGFEGGQMPLFRRMPKRGFNNINRKEYAIVNLSDLSKFNDGAEVNVETLKAAGIIKKEFDGVKLLANGEVSAKLTVKVAKSSAAATKAIEAAGGTVEVI, encoded by the coding sequence ATGGAACTAAACGAACTTAAGCCAAGTGCAGGCTCAAGACATGCTAGAAAGCGTCTAGGTCGTGGTACTTCAAGTGGTACAGGTAAAACTGCTGGTCGTGGTCAAAAAGGTCAATTGGCTAGATCAGGTGGTAAGACACGTATCGGTTTTGAAGGTGGTCAAATGCCTTTATTCCGTCGTATGCCAAAACGTGGTTTCAATAACATCAACCGCAAGGAATATGCTATTGTTAATCTAAGTGATTTAAGTAAGTTTAATGATGGTGCTGAAGTTAATGTTGAAACATTAAAAGCAGCAGGTATTATTAAAAAAGAATTTGATGGTGTAAAGTTGCTTGCTAACGGTGAGGTTAGTGCTAAGTTAACTGTTAAAGTTGCTAAGAGTTCAGCCGCAGCTACTAAAGCAATTGAAGCCGCTGGTGGCACTGTAGAGGTGATCTAA
- the secY gene encoding preprotein translocase subunit SecY produces the protein MLGTIRDALKVKEIRKKILFTLLLLVIYRLGSQITVPGVNAAAMDKVGSTGLVPLLDTVTGGGLSNYSIFSMGVSPFITAQIVVQLLQMDIVPKFVEWSKQGEVGRRKLNQVTRYLTIVLGFVQSIGITAGFNQLSGLGLVKSPNMRAFITIGIILTGGTMLLTWIGEQITDKGLGNGVSVIIFAGIVARFPNGLYQIYRDYITNASSADLAKNIGFLVGLVIVILLVVQFVTYVQQASRRIPIQYTRRAAGSGSESFLPLKVNVAGVIPVIFASSFIVTPQTILMAFQSHSGDQWYQVLTEIFSMQTTTGSLLYTLLIVLFTFFYAFVQVNPEKLAENLQKQGAYIPGIWPGNETIKFMSGVLMKLSTVGSVFLGLVSLLPLLAANLFDLPQSIGLGGTSLLIIVGVALEMDRQLRGLLMKREYVGFIR, from the coding sequence ATGCTTGGAACTATCAGAGATGCTCTAAAGGTAAAAGAAATTCGTAAGAAGATTCTATTTACCTTGTTGTTACTTGTTATATATCGTTTGGGATCACAAATTACAGTGCCCGGTGTTAACGCCGCCGCAATGGATAAGGTTGGTTCTACAGGGTTAGTTCCCCTATTGGATACTGTAACTGGTGGTGGTCTTTCAAACTACTCTATTTTCTCAATGGGTGTTTCACCATTCATCACGGCTCAAATTGTTGTTCAACTTTTACAAATGGATATCGTTCCAAAATTTGTTGAGTGGAGCAAGCAAGGTGAAGTAGGTCGTAGAAAGTTAAATCAAGTAACGAGATATTTGACGATTGTTTTAGGTTTTGTTCAGTCAATCGGTATTACTGCCGGTTTTAATCAATTAAGTGGTTTAGGATTGGTTAAATCTCCTAATATGAGAGCTTTCATTACCATTGGTATTATCTTAACTGGTGGTACGATGCTTCTTACTTGGATCGGTGAGCAAATCACTGATAAAGGTTTGGGTAATGGTGTTTCAGTAATTATCTTCGCTGGTATTGTTGCTAGATTCCCTAACGGGTTGTATCAAATTTACCGTGATTATATTACTAATGCTAGCTCAGCAGATCTTGCTAAGAATATTGGATTCCTTGTTGGTCTTGTGATCGTTATCTTATTGGTTGTTCAATTTGTTACATACGTTCAACAAGCAAGTAGAAGAATTCCAATTCAATACACAAGACGTGCTGCAGGTAGTGGTAGCGAAAGCTTTCTACCATTGAAGGTTAACGTTGCTGGTGTTATTCCTGTTATCTTCGCCAGTTCCTTTATTGTTACGCCTCAAACAATTTTGATGGCGTTCCAAAGTCACAGTGGAGATCAATGGTATCAAGTGTTAACAGAAATATTCAGTATGCAGACTACAACAGGTTCTCTTCTCTATACATTGTTGATTGTATTATTTACATTCTTCTATGCATTTGTTCAAGTAAATCCTGAGAAGCTTGCAGAAAACCTACAAAAACAAGGGGCTTATATCCCTGGTATTTGGCCTGGTAATGAAACAATCAAGTTCATGTCAGGTGTATTGATGAAATTATCAACCGTTGGATCTGTATTCCTAGGTTTAGTTTCATTGCTTCCATTATTAGCAGCTAACTTATTCGATTTACCTCAATCCATCGGATTAGGTGGTACGAGTTTATTGATTATTGTTGGTGTTGCTTTGGAAATGGATCGTCAATTACGTGGTCTTTTGATGAAGCGTGAATACGTTGGATTTATTAGATAA
- a CDS encoding adenylate kinase — MNIVLMGLPGAGKGTQAEKIVEDFKVVHISTGDMFRAAMANKTEIGLKAKGFIDKGELVPDDVTEGIVQERLSEDDVQKDGYMLDGFPRTLEQANALQTIAKNVNKPIDAVIYIDVKPEALVDRLSGRYICSKCGATYHKIYNPTKVEGTCDVCGGHDFYQREDDKPETVKNRLKVNIEMNTPLIDFYDKLNLLYKINGEQEIDEVYNEVKKVLQSL; from the coding sequence ATGAATATTGTATTGATGGGATTACCTGGTGCCGGTAAAGGTACTCAAGCTGAAAAGATTGTTGAAGATTTTAAAGTTGTTCATATTTCAACTGGTGACATGTTCAGAGCTGCAATGGCCAATAAGACAGAGATTGGTTTGAAAGCTAAAGGGTTCATTGATAAAGGTGAACTTGTTCCTGATGATGTTACCGAAGGAATCGTTCAAGAACGTTTGTCTGAAGATGACGTTCAAAAAGACGGATATATGTTAGATGGATTTCCGAGAACTCTTGAACAGGCTAACGCTTTACAGACAATTGCAAAGAATGTAAACAAACCTATAGATGCTGTCATCTATATTGATGTTAAGCCTGAAGCATTAGTTGATCGTTTATCTGGAAGATATATCTGTTCCAAGTGCGGAGCAACTTATCATAAGATTTACAATCCTACTAAGGTTGAAGGAACATGCGACGTCTGTGGCGGACATGACTTCTATCAACGTGAGGACGATAAACCGGAGACTGTAAAGAATAGATTAAAAGTTAATATTGAAATGAATACACCATTAATTGATTTTTATGATAAGTTAAACTTGTTGTATAAGATCAATGGTGAACAAGAAATAGATGAAGTTTATAACGAAGTTAAGAAAGTTTTACAAAGTTTGTAA
- the infA gene encoding translation initiation factor IF-1 → MAKEDVIEVEGTISETLPNAMFKVKLENGATVLAHVSGKIRMHYIRILPGDKVTVELSPYDLTKGRITYRYR, encoded by the coding sequence TTGGCAAAAGAAGATGTCATTGAAGTAGAAGGCACAATTTCAGAAACATTGCCCAATGCAATGTTCAAGGTAAAGCTTGAAAACGGGGCTACTGTGTTAGCTCATGTGTCAGGTAAAATCCGTATGCACTATATTAGAATTTTACCCGGTGACAAGGTTACCGTGGAATTATCCCCTTATGATTTAACCAAGGGAAGAATTACATATAGATATAGATAA
- the rpmJ gene encoding 50S ribosomal protein L36, with amino-acid sequence MKVRPSVKPMCEHCKVIKRRGRVMVICSADPKHKQRQG; translated from the coding sequence ATGAAAGTAAGACCATCCGTTAAACCTATGTGCGAACACTGTAAGGTAATTAAGAGACGCGGTCGCGTTATGGTTATTTGCTCTGCAGATCCAAAGCACAAACAAAGACAAGGATAA
- the rpsM gene encoding 30S ribosomal protein S13: MARIAGVDLPRDKRIVIALTYIFGVGETTAQKVLKNADVSEDIRTRDLTPDQEEKIRAEVDKVRVEGDLRREVSMNIKRLQEIGSYRGMRHRRGLPVRGQNTKNNARTRKGKKTAITGKKK, encoded by the coding sequence ATGGCTCGTATAGCAGGTGTAGATTTACCTCGTGATAAGAGAATTGTTATTGCCCTAACATACATTTTTGGTGTTGGCGAAACAACTGCTCAAAAAGTGTTGAAGAACGCTGATGTATCAGAGGATATTCGTACAAGAGACTTGACTCCTGATCAAGAAGAAAAAATTCGTGCAGAAGTTGACAAAGTTCGTGTCGAAGGTGACTTACGTCGTGAAGTAAGCATGAACATCAAGAGACTACAAGAAATTGGCTCATATCGTGGTATGAGACACCGTCGTGGTTTGCCAGTTCGTGGTCAAAACACAAAGAATAATGCAAGAACTCGTAAGGGCAAGAAGACTGCCATTACAGGTAAGAAGAAGTAA